The genomic region AGCTTGTTCGCTGGGTGCTTTTGTATGGAGTCGGTTTTATAACCTCCCTCTTTTTGAGACCCTTGTGATTTGGAAAAGCTGGTGGGTTAGTTTATTTCTTCAGTCTTTTCTGATCGGGGGGCCGTTATTGTACTTCTTCACTCCGGCTGTATATCGCTTTAGAAATAAACAATTTGATATTCCGCCAAGAAATGAAGTTTCCATAAAGTGGATTTATTCAGCCATTACTACTGTTGTATTGGTTTTAGCTATGTTTATTATTTCCGCGAAGCTTTTGGGGTCGCAGTCTATTGAGCAAGAAATAGCAGGGTCGGGCATGTCTGCCCAGGTTTTTAATAGTATGATGAGTGTGAATGAATCGTTTGAGATTGTAACGTGGATTTCAATTGCACTGGTGTTTTTTATTGGTGTGGGCAGTATTTATTTGGTGGGAAGCTGGAACCGCACACTTCAGGAGGAAGTGGATCAACAAACTCTGACTTTGCGAGAAAATCAGGTAAAATTAAACATAGCCCTGGATGAGAGAGATCAACTCCTGAATGTAATTCATGACAGGGTTCGCACAAATTTGACGATGGTATTGGCTGTGCTCGAATTGCAGCTTAAAAGTGATACAAATAAATCAAATGAGCAGATTCTTAAAGATTCACATTCTCTAATTCGTTCGCTTACCATTGTCCATGAGTCAATGTCACAGACTAAGAAGGCTAATCACGTGGATTTAAAGAACTATGCCATCAAGTTGAGTAATCGCATAGAGCAATCCCTTCGTAAAGATCATAAAAATATACAGCTTATAGTTCATGCTGAGGATGGAATTACATTGGATATGGATCGGGCAATTCCTTTTGCATTAATTGTCAATGAGTTAGTCATGAATGCCTGTACACATGGTTTCCAGTCAGGCGATAAAGGGCATATTGTAATAGATATATTCAAAAATGAAGAAGGGTTGTTTTTGAAAATCACGAATAATGGTACGGCATTGCCAGGTAATTTTGAACAAAAAATTGCTACCGGAATTGGAATGCGTATTATCCGTGCCTTCAGTAAACAATTAGAGGCTGATCTTGACTATTCATCAAACGAGAGCAGTACATCTTTTAAGCTCAAAGTACCGTTTAAAAATAACGAGGGTAAATAGAGATCAATATCAGGTTATAAAACCATGAAAAGCGTACTGATTTGGTTATCCGCTGTTGTTATAGGAGGAGGTATTGGGTACGGGATTGGTGTTTTCAATGACCTGAATATTTATTTGACTGTCGGGTTGGGGATTATTGTAGGAAGTTCAATAGGGGTGACTATAAATATCCACAGGGAGCGAGACTTTGATTTCTTTGAGGATGAAATAAATATTCTTGAAACAGAAGAAAGAAATTCTCCGGAAGAAAGAATCAATCAAAAAGCTTCTTAATATTTTTTTTGAAATTCGGTTCAACAATTCCTTTTTCTGTAATAAATCCGGTTATGTATTTGTTCGGAGTAATATCAAAAGCCGGATTATAAGCTTTGGTTTTCTTTGGAGTAATTTGTGTTTTATTTAGATGGGTGATTTCTTCAGGCTCTCTTTCTTCAATTTCAATTTCCTCTCCGGTATCGGTTTCCAAATCGAAGCTTGAAAGAGGTAAAGCTACATAAAAGGGGATATTGTTTTCTTTGGCAAGTACGGCGAGAGAATAAGTTCCTATTTTATTGGCGGTATCTCCATTAGCCGTTACCCGATCCGCTCCTACAACCACGATATCTACCTTTCCGGTATTCATTAAAGAACCGGCCATAGAATCAGTAATCAGGTGAAAGGGAATTTCAGCTTTTTGTAATTCCCAGGTGGTAAGACGAGCCCCCTGAAGGAGCGGGCGTGTTTCATCTACCCAAACATGAATGTCTTTATCGTCATCATTTGCATGAAGTAACACTGAAAATGCGGTGCCGTAAGCGCCAGTAGCCAAGCCGCCGGTATTGCAATGTGTGAGGATATTCGATCCCTTTTTAACAAGTTTGGCTCCGTTTTGCCCAATTTTCCGACATACCCGCTTATCTTCGGAGTGAATGGTTTCTGCGGTCTTCAGAATAATTTCCTTAATCTCTTCCAGATCCTTGTCTTTATTGGCATACACGGTTTGATTGACTCGCTCTAAAGCCCAGCTGAGATTTACAGCCGTCGGACGGGAAGATTTCAGGTATTCAATCCAACGGTTTAATTCTACATTAAAGCTGGTGAAGTTTTTTGACTTGAGGTCTCGAACGCCAAGATATAGTCCATAAGCTGCTGCAATGCCAATGGCGGGAGCTCCGCGTATCTTCAGCTTTTTGATGGCATCCCAAACCTGACCAACGGTATTTACGTCAGAATAAATTTCACGCAATGGGAGCTGTGTTTGATCTAGAATTACTAAATGATCTTCTTGCCAGGCGATAGATTCGTATGCTTGCTTCATTTATTCTGTATGTTACTTTGCTCTAAAGAGAGTGGTAAAATGGCTATTTAGGATAATTGTTGAAAGAAAATAATCTTAAAGGAAATAAACTAATTTGCGGCATCAAATTGCGTTTTAATATCCAGCCGCATAGCCGTCGCCCCGGGGATCTACACCACTAGTCAGGTTTCCATTTCTATCAACAAATATATTATGTGCCCGGCCTATTGTAGGAAGGGGGAAAATCGTGTGCCCTCTTTCTTCCAACAGCTGTTGAGTATCAGGACTCAAACCAAAATCATCAATGAAAAGTCTGTCAGGAAGCCATTGATGGTGGAAGCGAGGTTGAGCGGTAGCTTGCTGTGATCTCATGTCAAATACAGCACGGTTCAAAAAACTTTGTAACGTGGCGGTTATGATTCTTGGTCCTCCGGCTGCACCAATCACCATTTCTACTTTTCCATCTTTGCTGACAATAGTAGGGGTCATACTGCTCAACATTCTTTTTCCGGGTTCAATAGCATTGGCATCGGCACCCAGTAATCCGTAAGCATTGGGTTCCCCCGGTTGAGCTGAAAAGTCGTCCATTTCATTATTGAGTAAAAACCCAGCTCCGCCCACAGCCACATGGCTTCCAAATGATCCATTTAAGGTAGTTGTGACTGCAACGGCATTTCCTTCGTTATCTACGATCGAGAAATGTGTGGTTTCTGAAGCCTCGGTATATTCGGAAATACGGCCATGTGAAAGGGAGGAAGAAGT from Gracilimonas sp. harbors:
- a CDS encoding histidine kinase dimerization/phosphoacceptor domain -containing protein — protein: MEVKDQNGVTPQAYQPLTMDFLLGKLGITSGKFLSLLSIWILLIGGSISSVFIVEHFFGFSDILNQDKIGQVFLIQIPMLIGLLLVLWIGFEWGFIPVFVSTFVLAFTASMTWYWSLLYSMSFTLGLSVYALSYYCVSFDLSLRTLRSFTFYIVVSLFAALACSLGAFVWSRFYNLPLFETLVIWKSWWVSLFLQSFLIGGPLLYFFTPAVYRFRNKQFDIPPRNEVSIKWIYSAITTVVLVLAMFIISAKLLGSQSIEQEIAGSGMSAQVFNSMMSVNESFEIVTWISIALVFFIGVGSIYLVGSWNRTLQEEVDQQTLTLRENQVKLNIALDERDQLLNVIHDRVRTNLTMVLAVLELQLKSDTNKSNEQILKDSHSLIRSLTIVHESMSQTKKANHVDLKNYAIKLSNRIEQSLRKDHKNIQLIVHAEDGITLDMDRAIPFALIVNELVMNACTHGFQSGDKGHIVIDIFKNEEGLFLKITNNGTALPGNFEQKIATGIGMRIIRAFSKQLEADLDYSSNESSTSFKLKVPFKNNEGK
- the mtnA gene encoding S-methyl-5-thioribose-1-phosphate isomerase — its product is MKQAYESIAWQEDHLVILDQTQLPLREIYSDVNTVGQVWDAIKKLKIRGAPAIGIAAAYGLYLGVRDLKSKNFTSFNVELNRWIEYLKSSRPTAVNLSWALERVNQTVYANKDKDLEEIKEIILKTAETIHSEDKRVCRKIGQNGAKLVKKGSNILTHCNTGGLATGAYGTAFSVLLHANDDDKDIHVWVDETRPLLQGARLTTWELQKAEIPFHLITDSMAGSLMNTGKVDIVVVGADRVTANGDTANKIGTYSLAVLAKENNIPFYVALPLSSFDLETDTGEEIEIEEREPEEITHLNKTQITPKKTKAYNPAFDITPNKYITGFITEKGIVEPNFKKNIKKLFD